A segment of the Triticum urartu cultivar G1812 chromosome 1, Tu2.1, whole genome shotgun sequence genome:
GAGCTAAACAGTGCAAGAACACATCAGAAGTGAGACCAATTAACCGGAGCACACCATCATCAGGTGATCGTCTCCAGCCATCATCAACTACGTAGCATCATCGTCTCCACAACGGGGAACTGATCAACTCCCTGCTCTGCTTGTGGACGACAGGTGGCGCGCGCCTTTTTTTGCGGGGACGAGAAAGAGGAGAGTTGCAGAggagcgagggagagggaagaCGCACGGAAGAAGACGAGACAATTACTCCTATATAAAAGGCTCAGATGGGCCGAGAAGATGGCTCGACAGTTTGCACACAGCCCATTTTACGGTCCAATGACTTGGCAGTATAATTTTGCAGGTCCAAGGAGTGCTCTTAGTCTGCGCAGGAGCTATTCCTCGCTTACTGCGAGGATAACATAAGTGTCGCCCGTAGCACCCATCCGTCTGGGTCGGCCAGCTGGCGTTTCTTTCTGTCGTCGTTTGCTGCTCTCCCggttttttcgttttcttttgtTCTCTCTCTCTGCCTTTTTTTTCTCCTTGGTTTTCTTTGGTTTGTCTGTTTTCCTTTGTTTTTCACTGGTTGActgttttcttttgttttgttttttgacaAAAGACCGTAAGGGAACCCcatacagtataattggtgcaacaaacccaaattgcaagtatcatgccttgaacctgggtgggtgggaaggcatcagccccttcccaccactaggctatgccttagtctgcttcttttatttttttgcctgtttttgcACTGGTTTTCATCCTTTTTTTTATCGTTTTACTTTGGTTTTATTTGTTTTCCCCTGTTTTGATGGGTTTTTCTTTGTTATCCtcggttttctttgtttttcacCTTTTTGGGGTATACTTTAGTTTTCTTTGTTTATTTCTtgattttctttgtttttctttgaTTTTCTTTGATTCGCATTTTATGTACATGTTAAACATTTTCTAAATACATGATTCGCATTTTTTTAGTATATGTTTTTATGTGTATTTTCTTTTTCATACATATTATACATTTTTGGTATACATATAAACATTTTACctttaatattttttaaatacatgattaacattttttagaTCTACTTTTTCCATAGACCTCTTAAATTATTTTCATAGACTAGGGACATTTTTTATACACGTGTTaaacatttttaaatacatgacTATTATTTTTCTAAAATATACGTTTTTATGTCTACTTTTTTAATACACGTTGTACATTTTTCTTGTACATATGGAAAAAAATTTATACCCATTTATCATTTTGCAAATAAATTTTTAATAATTTTCAAATATATGTGTTAAACAATTGTATTCTGCATGTGCTATTTTTTAAACAAATACATGACTTTTAAAAAAAAATGTGTGATGGATACTTCGAAAATGaagggaaaaaggaaaataaaaataaaaataaaagagaagaaaatAGAAACATATCTTCACCCTTTTGGGTTTTTTCTCCCATGTCTCCACCCCTTGCTACCACTATAAATAGAGGTGGAGAGAGATCTCTATCTCATCCAAGTTTTCACTTGAGCTCTCTTATACAAAGGGACGCAATGATCTTCCCTTCTATCTCCCTCCACGAAAGAGTTTCGTAGCGCCGAAAGGTTGCCTACTCTCTAGCAGGGGTTAGTTctggacggcgaagccctgctggatagGTGACACCGTATGTGTACAACCTGATAGAGAGATCATATGTTCGATCTTCTGTTTGATGGACTGACTGAGGTTCTGTCCGAGGAAAATAATCCTCGTGGTTGGTAGGTTGTATATTCCTAGCCGCGGGGATCTGCATCAACCATCTTCACCAACTCTACTTCTGTTGTGCTATGGGTTGATAATGATCAATTCAAACATTGTATGCATCTTcatagtggtcctgggctggTACATGGGTCggaattttttgttttctgctgcATTACCCTACACTAAGTACAAGCACAAATGAAATTCCAGAAAAACCAAAGTTCAACACAAGCACAAGGCAGTGGCCATTAACAATAAGGCACAAATTCTGGAACAACCGAAGTTCGGCACAAGCACAAGATTGTAGTGGTCGTCTCCTCGGGCTCCAACGGCGACTGTGTCGCAGAGGGGGCCTAGGGGGAATGGTCGCGGCCTTACGGGGGCCTCTGCTACTGCTTCCTGGGTAGGAGTAGGACGGAGGCACGGAGCTCGAAGTCAATGGATGTGCTACTTCGATGGGGAGTGGTGCTCGATGGATGTGCCGGAGATTGGCAAAAGGAGTGGGAGAAGTGGGTCGAGCCGACGAGGATGTCGGCGCTGCCGCGCCGGATAAGCAAGATGCATGACCTAACCTAGCAAGGGCGCCGCCTCCATGCTCTGCTCTATCCTCTGCGTGTGCATGAGGGTGGATTAAAGGAGGGCGATGGTTCCCATGAGTCCGTGCGCTGTGAGTAGCGTTGAAGGAAGGCCCAAAAGAGTAAGTTGGGGTGGGCATGGGGAGTTGGGAAGTGGGATGTGTCTTGgatttttcaattttttttgtttAACCTAATTATTATGGGTTTTAATCCAAAAAAACCGAAACAAATACGGTTTGCTGTTTTGAAACTAAAACCATAACCATaatataaaaataccaaaattttGTTTTCAGTTCATTTTTTTCATTCAGTTTTCTGTTTTGCACACCCTGTGTGGTCACTTTGTACAACCAAACCGAGCACAAGCCATTCACTTTATCCTATTGCTGGCTGAAATTGAATGGGGGACCAAAGTGGTAAGCTGTCATTAAAAAACTCAAAAACGGCAAGAAGTTGAAGAAAAATCAATTAATTTGGATGATGAAGAAGAGGAAAGCGGAGGTGTGGACGTACAAGCGACCTGCCAAAGAGGAACCGATAGGTGAAGGGAAAAAGTGGGAGAAGGAGAGGCCCCCCCATGACGGCGCATCAAGCAAAATGTCCGCCACATAGGCGGACAAATTTCTTTTTTGCCAAGAAGGAGATGAGGTACACACTCTTCTTGGATGCGCAAAGGAAGAGGATGGTATTCAATCGGGAGAGAGTGAAAGAGAAGTTGTGCATTGAGAGGGAGAAGATAAACATGGAGAAACAAGATAAATTTGCAAAATGAGATCTTGAAAATGTGGCCACAATGCACATAATTGAGCTCGAGAGCGAAAAAAGTTGAGGCTTACCATGAACACATAAGATTCTAGGATCATGCTGCAAGACACTATATATTTGGATGAGAAAAGTAAAAGGTGGCTCGACGTGAAGAAGATCAATGAGCGTAACAAAAGACTCGACTGGTTCATTAGTGTATGGCTATCTATGCATGAATTTGTTAAAAAATTGCATGTGCTGAATTGAGTTTTTTTCTTCTTTGTCGAAATTATTGAATATGTGATGAATTGATGTTATATGATGGATGTGCATGACTTTGCATGAATATAAGAGTTTAGATATGAGGGACGTGGTTGTTTTGGAGGACAAATGAGGGGCCGGAGAAGGTTGTATTTGCTCAATCCGGTTGTAGTTGCTCTAAGGGCCTTATTCTAAGACCGGGCAATCGTCTCTTACAACAAAATATGAGAAACACTGACAAATACAGAAATATACTGAAACTTCAATGGACGTAGGCAAATATAGAAGGAATTGAATTAAACTCCATGGTAGTTTGCATCACTTAAGTTCACATAGACTCGCTGGTAATTACTACTCCCAAACCATTGCATTTGCCATATTAGCAGAGAAAAAGAACTACTCCAAGACCACTTGGCAACGCCACGAATAATAATAAAAATAGACATATTCTTTTTCGGTACAATTTAAACCTTTATCGATAGAAACAGGAAAAGAGATATATTGAATTGAACTCTGGTAGGCATCATAAAGTCTGCAGCAATTTCTCTCTCTCAAAACAAATGTCTGCAGCAATTAACCTGCCTGAACCAAAGTTCAGAAAAGAACCAGTTGGTAACTAATACTACTATGCAGCAAAACCATTGCGTTTGTTTGCCTCATTACTGGAGAAGAAAAACAATGAGCTTAACACTATACTCGAAGAACACATCAGAAGATTCAGAAGTGGGGCCAGTCACTACTGCACAACGATGGTTTCGTAGCATCGACTCCAGAACGGGGTACTGACCAACTCCTTACTCTGCTTCTCGCGCCTTGGATGATCTTCGCTGAATCGATGGACGGGCGAGAGGGACGGAGTCCTCAACGGCTGTCGGCCGGGGCCGGCACCACCATCTCCGGTGCAGTCGCCGCCGACCCAACGGACTCATCGGGGTGTGGCAGTGGCTGCGCCTCCGCCGCGGAGGGCTGATCGGCCAGTGGAGGTGGCCGCGGCTGTGTCACCGCCGCAACGAGCTCCTCCTCATTCCCGGACGGCGACGCTTCTGCGTCGAGAGCGGAGACGGGTCTCCACCTGGACGTCACTTCCGCTTCCTCGCCGGCAGCCAAGCGCTCTGCTCCCGGGCCAAGAAGAGACGAAAGGGAGACGTCAGTCCAAGAAACGAATTGCAAGCCAAGAAACGAACTGGACGCCAAGAAACCAAGAAACCACACTCGCAAGACGGGGAACGAATTGAGGCCAAGAAACAAAGTGGGAATTGGAGCAAACTTACGGCCACCGATGTAGTCGCTCCGTCTCGGCGCTGACCGCCGCCCAGTGTTGGCTGTCGGGTTGGCGCCCATTCCTGCCACCAGCACAGACTTCAGCGATGGCGGCGGCTGAGACACCACCTCCGTCCTCCTGCGCACCCCGTCTCTCCCAAGGCCTGCAAGAAACCAAGAAATCAAACTCGTAACACCAAGAATCCAAGAAAACGCGGACATCAAGAAGACGAAAAGCGTGCTTGCTGCTGATATTTTCCCGGGAACCCACTTGCGTCGATCC
Coding sequences within it:
- the LOC125532787 gene encoding uncharacterized protein LOC125532787; this encodes MVEKRQASGDAPGTSRPPARMRAASTDDEDVSSIDVWIDASLGRDGVRRRTEVVSQPPPSLKSVLVAGMGANPTANTGRRSAPRRSDYIGGQRLAAGEEAEVTSRWRPVSALDAEASPSGNEEELVAAVTQPRPPPLADQPSAAEAQPLPHPDESVGSAATAPEMVVPAPADSR